The following coding sequences are from one Capsicum annuum cultivar UCD-10X-F1 chromosome 3, UCD10Xv1.1, whole genome shotgun sequence window:
- the LOC124896623 gene encoding verprolin-like produces MTDSPNPSQWKFHKAWYLIRRYGKKEKHGNAKSKQPRHESSSGNHKGPYNRGSHTGQTDRIQNRRIIQRDVDNSDPDELNQGHSGYQISKHPDKGELYRLTEPPEYHDQHQHTTTTPGTSIQSSANGRSGGLVLMWKDDMFNITDISITPQSIRVDVKKIDNNRPRHQQNHPHAGADHHRWVSLRRTIPRHSSTSQLQNISRPMPKSPLADNNNIAGSQKTPSSPVTCLPSLLFSPPKFAAALGNQSVTIAISGKHFQNFSNTTNSLVLTALSLSPRPGPRPSAPSPAFGAVADRRRRPDPTTGPRRRPPLPAKRLSLSPYPLSLPRPGLRPRRRRRPTAPTRPPVTDADPRPRPSVTDADPLRRTPVPPPLYPPFSVQTPTPTPTPTPLLRRRYNSATAEARSSAATAARSPAAVDPSQQRNPPAAGRHGAWLPAWSTSEIW; encoded by the exons ATGACGGATTCTCCGAATCCGTCCCAG TGGAAGttccacaaagcatggtacctcATCCGGAGATAtgggaaaaaggaaaaacatgGAAATGCTAAAAGCAAACAACCAAGACATGAAAGCTCTTCTGGTAACCATAAAGGTCCCTATAATAGAGGTAGCCACACTGGACAAACAGATAGGATTCAAAATCGCAGAATTATTCAGCGAGATGTGGACAATTCTGATCCCGATGAACTTAACCAAGGTCACAGTGGATATCAAATCTCCAAGCATCCTGACAAGGGGGAACTTTATCGTCTCACTGAACCCCCTGAATACCATGATCAACATCAACATACCACAACCACCCCTGGGACCTCg ATTCAATCTTCTGCTAATGGCAGGTCGGGTGGCCTCGTCTTAATGTGGAAGGATGATATGTTTAACATCACTGACATATCTATTACTCCCCAAAGTATTCGTGTTGATGTCAAG AAAATCGACAACAACCGCCCACGCCACCAGCAAAATCACCCTCACGCCGGCGCTGACCACCACCGGTGGGTCAGCCTCCGTCGAACAATCCCAAGACATTCGTCCACCAGTCAGCTTCAAAACATTAGCCGCCCGATGCCGAAATCTCCACTGGCggacaacaacaacatagccGGTAGTCAAAAAACGCCATCTTCGCCAGTCACTTGTCTGCCGTCTCTCCTCTTTTCTCCGCCAAAATTCGCTGCTGCTCTAGGCAACCAGTCTGTCACCATCGCTATTTCAGGCAAACATTTCCAGAATTTCTCAAATACGACGAATTCACTTGT cttaacggctctctctctctcgccTCGCCCCGGTCCACGGCCTTCGGCGCCGTCGCCGGCCTTCGGCGCCGTcgccgaccgtcggcgccgacccgacccgaccaccGGTCCCCGGCGTCGACCGCCGTTGCCGGCCAAACGgctttctctctctccctaccctctctctctcccGCGCCCCGGTCTCCggccccgtcgccgtcgccgacctacggcgccgacccgaccgccGGTCACCGACGCCGACCCCCGGCCCCGACCGTCGGTCACCGACGCCGACCCCCTTCGCCGAACGCCGGTTCCCCCCCCGCTGTACCCCCCCTTCTCTGTCCagacccccacccccacccccacccccacccccctccTCCGGCGCCGTTACAATAGTGCAACAGCCGAAGCTCGGTCTTCAGCCGCAACTGCCGCTCGGTCGCCAGCAGCCGTAGATCCATCTCAGCAGCGAAATCCCCCGGCAGCAGGTCGACACGGGGCTTGGTTGCCGGCTTGGTCTACAAGCGAAatctggtga